GCGACGAATCGCGCATGGTCATCACCGGCGACGTCACCCAAATCGATCTCCCGCGCTCCAAGCCCTCCGGCCTCCTCCAAGCCCCCCGCGTCCTCCGCAACATTCCCGGCATCGAGGTCCACCACTTCACCGCCACCGACGTCGTGCGCCACCCGCTCGTCCAGAAAATCATCGACGCCTACGAGCACGCCAAGACCTCCGGCGAAGACGCCCAGCGCCCCGGTCATCCCGCTCCGTAGAGTAGCGCCGGCTTCCAGCCGGCCCGCTTGCCTTGTCATTGCGAGCAGCGCAGCGACGCGGCCATCCATCCGACTCATTCTCCCGCGTGTCCGCCATCCGCCCGATCGAAATCCAAAACCGCCACCCGCGACTCCGCGCCCCCGCCGCGCAAGTCCGCCGCGTGATCGCGCTGCTCGACGAGCATTTTCAAATCCTTCCCGCAGACCTCCCGACCTTCTCGCGCGGTGCGCGGACGCGCATCGGCTTCACCCCATCCAAAATCCGAAATCGGAAATCCGAAATCCCGCCCGGCGGCTGTCCGCCGGGCGAGCTCTCCCTCGTCTTCCTGACCGACGCCGCCCTCGCGCAGCTCCACGCCGCTTTCATGGACGACCCGTCGACGACCGACGTGATCACCTTCGAAGGCGACGCTGCCGCCGGACTCGCCGGCGAAATCTGCGTCTCCGCCGACACCGCCGCCCGCTACGTGTCCGCCCTGGAAGGCGCGGCTACCGCCGCGCCGCGCCCAAGAAAACAGTCTCCCTTTCCGGCCGACCAGACGACGTTCGCCACCGAGCTCACTCTCTACCTCGTGCACGGCTGGCTGCACCTCGCCGGTTACGACGACCTTCAGCCCGCGAAAAAGCGCCGCATGCGCGCCGCCGAAGCCCGCGCCCTGAAACTGCTCGTCGCCCACGACGCGATCCCCGCGTTCGCGCTGCGCTGAGACAACCAAGGTGGTCGCCGCCGTCCCGGCGGCGACATCCCACACCTACGCTCTGCGATCGTCGCACCTCGCCGACATCGGTCCGGTGCCACCGCGCGCTCCAGGCCGCGCCGATTTGCCTTTGCGTCCGGCCGGCTTTGCGTGCGCAAATCCGCCCCGCCCATGGCAGAAACCCGCCTCACCTCGCTCCGCAACGCCTTCCTCACCGGCCTCGTGCTGGTGGCGCCGTTCGTCGTGACGATCTGGGCGCTGCGCCTGATCATCGGGTTCGTTGGCGGCTCGATCACGCCGCTCTTTCAGCCTTACCTGCCCGAAGCGCTCAGTCATCTGCCCGCGATCGTCTGGGACGTCGCCACGACCGTCATCGTGCTCGGCCTGATCACCGCGCTCGGCTTCCTCTCGCGCCTCCTCCTCGGCCAATGGGTCGGCGCGAT
This window of the Candidatus Didemnitutus sp. genome carries:
- the ybeY gene encoding rRNA maturation RNase YbeY → MLPADLPTFSRGARTRIGFTPSKIRNRKSEIPPGGCPPGELSLVFLTDAALAQLHAAFMDDPSTTDVITFEGDAAAGLAGEICVSADTAARYVSALEGAATAAPRPRKQSPFPADQTTFATELTLYLVHGWLHLAGYDDLQPAKKRRMRAAEARALKLLVAHDAIPAFALR